From one Myxococcota bacterium genomic stretch:
- a CDS encoding LLM class flavin-dependent oxidoreductase yields MFQPDAASTVGAAVAAERAGIDAVWLPALPMAFDPLTLLGTIAASTSRITIGTGIVPTYPRHPAVLVSQVLALAPFARDRLRIGIGNSHPFIVEGMLGIPFHPPLEHLREYLTVVRDLLERGHTDFEGKYFRVHAELAARTAPVPIAVSALRARMFRLAGEISDGALAAWCPVPYLLGTALPELERGARAAGRPRPPLVGNVPVVWSTDGAAVRAAARAALGTYLAAPAYVEMFRAAGFSIPDLRVPPDALIDSLFVWGTPGQIVDRLRAIQRAGVDELMVTLHPALEPEKELEEAFKALGGLCAELRTQPVRRPAQRRLP; encoded by the coding sequence GTGTTTCAGCCGGACGCAGCGTCGACGGTGGGCGCGGCGGTTGCGGCGGAGCGCGCCGGGATCGACGCGGTCTGGCTGCCCGCGCTGCCGATGGCCTTCGATCCGCTGACCCTGCTCGGCACGATCGCGGCGAGCACGAGCCGCATCACGATCGGGACCGGGATCGTGCCCACGTATCCGCGTCACCCCGCGGTGCTCGTCTCGCAGGTGCTCGCGCTCGCGCCGTTCGCGCGCGACCGGCTGCGCATCGGCATCGGCAACAGTCATCCGTTCATCGTCGAGGGCATGCTCGGGATCCCGTTCCACCCGCCGCTCGAGCACCTGCGCGAGTACCTGACCGTGGTGCGCGACCTGCTCGAGCGCGGCCATACCGACTTCGAGGGCAAGTACTTCCGCGTGCACGCCGAGCTGGCGGCCCGAACCGCGCCCGTGCCGATCGCCGTCTCGGCGCTGCGCGCGCGCATGTTCCGCCTCGCCGGCGAGATCTCGGACGGCGCGCTCGCCGCGTGGTGCCCCGTCCCCTATCTGCTGGGCACCGCGTTGCCCGAGCTCGAGCGCGGCGCGCGCGCCGCGGGGCGCCCGCGGCCGCCGCTGGTCGGCAACGTGCCGGTGGTCTGGAGCACCGACGGCGCCGCGGTGCGGGCCGCTGCGCGCGCGGCGCTCGGCACGTACCTGGCGGCGCCCGCCTACGTCGAGATGTTCCGCGCCGCGGGCTTCTCGATCCCCGACCTCCGCGTCCCGCCGGACGCGCTGATCGACTCACTCTTCGTCTGGGGTACCCCCGGGCAGATCGTCGACCGCCTGCGTGCCATCCAGCGCGCGGGCGTCGACGAGCTGATGGTCACGCTGCACCCCGCCCTCGAGCCCGAGAAGGAGCTCGAAGAGGCGTTCAAGGCGCTCGGCGGCCTGTGTGCCGAGCTGCGCACGCAACCCGTTCGGCGCCCGGCGCAAAGGAGGCTCCCTTGA
- a CDS encoding LLM class flavin-dependent oxidoreductase, translating to MKFGAMIQPVIDDLDLARDIERLGYDSLWIPDSHMIASDVYAVMALAAVNTSRIRIGTGVSIASTRIAPVTAASIATINRLAPGRVFLGLGTGHTAMRTMGFDPVGPSEFRDYVRVVRELLRGGQAEFHWRGKSRHVEFMCRRLGVIDIEHKIPIYVAANGPRALQVAGEFGDGRVSADNEPAELMPQSMGLVRAAARAAGRELPPDYHTATLAFVCVLRPGETLRSERVIDQVGPMSVAYLRYWYEWYRKSRDDSLIPAEIRTEWNEFKEHVEKMETPADRRYVELHDGHCTYEVASERRFVTPAVIRAARGYVGEPDEIIAMLRQRERAGLREIAFLPPIEHAREIYRDFAEQIIARY from the coding sequence TTGAAATTCGGCGCGATGATCCAGCCCGTGATCGACGACCTCGACCTGGCCCGCGACATCGAGCGGCTCGGGTACGACTCACTCTGGATCCCCGACTCGCACATGATCGCCTCGGACGTGTACGCCGTGATGGCGCTGGCCGCCGTGAACACGTCGCGCATCCGGATCGGCACGGGGGTATCGATCGCCAGCACGCGCATCGCGCCGGTCACCGCCGCGTCGATCGCCACCATCAACCGCCTCGCGCCCGGCCGCGTCTTCCTCGGGCTGGGCACGGGTCACACGGCCATGCGCACCATGGGCTTCGACCCGGTCGGGCCGAGCGAGTTCCGCGACTACGTGCGCGTGGTGCGCGAGCTGTTGCGCGGCGGCCAGGCCGAGTTCCACTGGCGCGGGAAGTCGCGGCACGTCGAGTTCATGTGCCGGCGGCTCGGCGTGATCGACATCGAGCACAAGATCCCGATCTACGTGGCCGCGAACGGGCCGCGCGCGCTGCAGGTCGCGGGCGAATTCGGCGACGGCCGGGTGTCGGCCGACAACGAGCCGGCCGAGCTCATGCCGCAGAGCATGGGCCTGGTGCGCGCGGCGGCGCGCGCCGCGGGCCGCGAGCTGCCGCCGGACTACCACACCGCCACGCTGGCGTTCGTGTGCGTGCTCCGGCCGGGCGAGACGCTGCGCTCGGAGCGCGTGATCGACCAGGTCGGGCCGATGTCGGTCGCCTACCTGCGCTACTGGTACGAGTGGTACCGAAAGTCGCGGGACGACTCACTCATTCCCGCCGAGATCCGGACCGAGTGGAACGAGTTCAAGGAGCACGTCGAGAAGATGGAGACGCCGGCGGACCGCCGCTACGTCGAGCTCCACGACGGACACTGCACGTACGAGGTCGCGTCGGAGCGGCGCTTCGTGACTCCCGCCGTGATCCGGGCCGCGCGCGGCTACGTGGGCGAGCCCGACGAGATCATCGCCATGCTGCGCCAGCGCGAGCGCGCCGGGCTGCGCGAGATCGCGTTCCTGCCGCCGATCGAGCACGCGCGCGAAATCTACCGCGACTTCGCAGAACAGATCATTGCCCGCTACTGA
- a CDS encoding thiamine pyrophosphate-dependent enzyme produces the protein MRGLLESLGFRRAYGVTGGPIAPICDALGRSSTLEALHCRHESGAAFAALEDSLASGAPAAVFVTTGPGITNALTGLCAARWEGGRVLLVSASTSQPEVGRRAFQETSSVTLPQGGLFGPGPIFDGAWRLERAQDLPAIAGEIARGLTRPQGWVGHLSVPIGVQLLPCEPVAVSLRQLEPALDPRHVEHCAALLGGTDFAIWAGFGARGAAHELRRVAEHTGAAVMCSPRGKGVFPEDHPQYVGVTGFGGHAQVKEYLASFHPHHILVLGSRLGEFTSFWDPAFVPSGSFVHVDLEPGVPGAAFPQANTLAIQAEVRAFLAALVERMPQRVVRPTWGPPARDPLPPPRAAGPVRPEVLLHAVQRWVVDRAGAPVLTEAGNAFAWGSHSLRVRRPGSYRTSTGWGAMGHATSGVLGAAKGRQGVAVALVGDGAMLMQSEVSSAVRYGVPAAWIVLNDGAYGMIAQGMRAQGLRPLETTIPDTDFAAWARAQGAGGIRVEQESELDGALARIESLTRPLVIDVRVDPTEPAPFLKRVQSLIRQTTHTTQEVQT, from the coding sequence GTGCGCGGGCTGCTCGAGTCACTCGGCTTCCGGCGCGCCTACGGCGTGACCGGCGGTCCGATCGCGCCGATCTGCGACGCGCTGGGCCGCTCGAGCACGCTCGAGGCGCTGCACTGCCGGCACGAGTCCGGGGCGGCATTCGCGGCGCTCGAGGACTCGTTGGCCAGCGGCGCGCCCGCCGCCGTGTTCGTCACGACCGGCCCGGGCATCACCAACGCGCTCACCGGGCTGTGCGCCGCGCGCTGGGAGGGCGGGCGCGTGCTGTTGGTCTCGGCCTCGACCTCGCAGCCCGAGGTCGGCCGGCGCGCGTTCCAGGAGACGAGCTCGGTCACGCTGCCGCAGGGCGGCCTGTTCGGCCCCGGCCCGATCTTCGACGGCGCGTGGCGGCTCGAGCGCGCGCAGGACCTGCCGGCCATCGCCGGCGAGATCGCGCGCGGACTCACTCGCCCGCAGGGCTGGGTCGGGCATCTCTCCGTGCCGATCGGCGTCCAGCTCCTGCCCTGCGAGCCGGTGGCGGTGTCGCTGCGCCAGCTCGAGCCCGCGCTCGACCCGCGCCACGTCGAGCACTGCGCGGCGCTCTTGGGCGGGACCGACTTCGCGATCTGGGCCGGCTTCGGCGCGCGCGGCGCGGCGCACGAGCTGCGGCGCGTGGCCGAGCACACCGGCGCGGCCGTGATGTGCTCGCCGCGCGGCAAGGGTGTGTTCCCCGAGGACCACCCGCAGTACGTGGGAGTCACCGGCTTCGGCGGCCACGCGCAGGTGAAGGAGTATCTCGCCTCGTTCCACCCGCACCACATCCTGGTGCTGGGCTCGCGCCTGGGCGAGTTCACCTCCTTCTGGGACCCGGCGTTCGTGCCGAGCGGGAGCTTCGTGCACGTGGACCTCGAGCCCGGCGTGCCCGGCGCCGCGTTTCCGCAGGCGAACACCTTGGCGATCCAAGCCGAGGTGCGCGCGTTTCTCGCGGCGCTGGTCGAGCGCATGCCGCAGCGCGTGGTCCGCCCGACCTGGGGGCCGCCCGCGCGCGATCCCCTGCCGCCGCCGCGCGCCGCCGGCCCCGTGCGGCCCGAAGTCCTGCTCCACGCCGTGCAGCGCTGGGTGGTCGATCGCGCCGGCGCGCCCGTGCTGACCGAGGCCGGCAATGCCTTCGCCTGGGGCAGTCACTCGCTGCGCGTGCGCCGCCCGGGCAGCTACCGCACGAGCACCGGCTGGGGCGCGATGGGTCACGCCACGAGCGGCGTGCTGGGCGCGGCCAAGGGCCGCCAGGGGGTGGCCGTCGCACTGGTCGGCGACGGCGCGATGCTCATGCAGTCCGAGGTTTCGAGCGCGGTGCGCTACGGCGTGCCCGCGGCCTGGATCGTGCTGAACGACGGCGCCTACGGGATGATCGCCCAGGGCATGCGCGCGCAGGGCCTGCGCCCGCTCGAGACCACGATCCCCGACACCGACTTCGCGGCCTGGGCGCGCGCGCAGGGCGCCGGCGGCATTCGCGTCGAGCAGGAGAGCGAGCTCGACGGCGCGCTGGCCCGGATCGAGTCACTGACTCGCCCGCTGGTGATCGACGTGCGCGTAGACCCGACCGAGCCCGCGCCGTTCCTGAAGCGCGTGCAGAGCCTGATCCGACAGACCACTCACACCACCCAGGAGGTCCAGACATGA